One segment of Paraburkholderia sp. PREW-6R DNA contains the following:
- a CDS encoding ABC transporter permease subunit, producing MPRSIQSTTAALDPLAAIARAPRSRGPLATAAWRFVRNRAAFAGFVLLMLIVIACVAGPWFLPNNPVDSDWGAISLAPTWQNMHWFGTDELGRDLLARSLQGGRVSLEVGLLGTLVSGLIGVAYGATAGYLGGRVDAVMMRIVDMMYAIPYMLIAILMMTMFGRAFYLVVLTISAFSWLDMARVVRGQTLSLRSREFIDAARAIGVSSRSIIARHIVPNLFGVVVVYASVTVPNIVLTESVLSFLGLGVQEPMTSWGVLIQDGAQKLESMPWLLLCPAVMLCVTLYCVNFVGDGLRDAFDPKDR from the coding sequence ATGCCCCGCTCCATTCAATCGACCACCGCGGCGCTTGATCCGCTCGCGGCCATTGCGCGGGCGCCGCGCTCGCGCGGCCCGCTTGCCACCGCCGCGTGGCGCTTCGTGCGCAATCGCGCGGCGTTCGCCGGCTTCGTGCTGCTGATGCTGATCGTGATCGCGTGCGTGGCGGGCCCGTGGTTCCTGCCGAACAATCCGGTCGACAGCGACTGGGGCGCCATCAGCCTCGCGCCCACCTGGCAGAACATGCACTGGTTCGGCACCGACGAACTGGGCCGCGACCTGCTCGCGCGTTCGCTGCAAGGCGGGCGCGTGTCGCTCGAAGTCGGCTTGCTCGGCACGCTGGTCTCGGGGCTGATCGGCGTCGCGTATGGTGCGACCGCCGGTTACCTCGGCGGCCGCGTGGATGCGGTGATGATGCGGATCGTCGACATGATGTACGCCATCCCCTACATGCTGATCGCCATTCTGATGATGACGATGTTCGGCCGCGCGTTCTATCTGGTCGTGCTCACCATTAGCGCATTTTCATGGCTCGACATGGCGCGGGTGGTGCGCGGCCAGACGCTGTCGCTGCGGTCGCGCGAATTCATCGACGCCGCGCGCGCGATCGGCGTGAGTTCGCGTTCGATCATCGCGCGTCACATCGTGCCGAATCTGTTCGGCGTGGTCGTGGTGTACGCGAGCGTCACGGTGCCCAATATCGTATTGACGGAATCCGTGCTGTCGTTCCTCGGGCTCGGCGTGCAGGAACCGATGACGAGCTGGGGCGTGCTGATCCAGGACGGCGCGCAGAAGCTCGAATCCATGCCGTGGCTGCTGCTTTGCCCCGCCGTGATGTTGTGCGTGACGCTCTATTGCGTGAACTTCGTCGGCGACGGCTTGCGCGACGCTTTCGATCCGAAGGACCGCTGA
- a CDS encoding ABC transporter permease subunit, with protein MLAYTLRRTLWAIPTILAVITACYLLLHLTPGGPFDTEKQLSAAVMANLNAKYHLDEPLWLQYVHYLGSLLHGDLGPSFRYADWTVNDLVLKALPVSLGVGGVSVPIALVIGVALGTLAAVRRDRFIDHFVMVLGNIGNVVPPFVLGPVLVWVFAILLKTSEGRGWLPAGGWGEGEWRYRVLPIVLLVIINVAGIARVMRGSMIEVLSGNFIRTARAKGLPGRTIVLRHAMKPALMPVVSLLGSICISSITAAVVTESVFALPGLGQLVVNGAINRDYTLVLGLVVLTTAVAVLFNLLVDLAYAWLDPRIRY; from the coding sequence ATGCTGGCTTACACGCTGCGCCGCACGCTCTGGGCGATTCCGACGATCCTCGCCGTGATCACCGCGTGCTATCTGCTGCTGCACCTCACACCGGGCGGCCCGTTCGACACCGAGAAGCAACTGTCGGCGGCCGTCATGGCGAACCTGAACGCCAAATATCATCTGGACGAGCCGCTGTGGCTGCAATATGTGCACTACCTCGGTTCGCTGCTGCATGGCGATCTGGGACCGTCGTTCCGTTACGCCGACTGGACCGTCAATGATCTGGTGTTAAAGGCGCTGCCGGTCAGCCTCGGCGTCGGCGGCGTGTCGGTGCCGATCGCGCTCGTGATCGGAGTCGCGCTCGGCACGCTGGCGGCCGTGCGGCGCGACCGCTTCATCGACCACTTCGTGATGGTGCTCGGCAATATCGGCAACGTGGTGCCGCCGTTCGTGCTGGGTCCGGTGCTCGTGTGGGTCTTCGCCATCCTGCTGAAAACATCCGAGGGGCGCGGCTGGCTGCCCGCCGGCGGATGGGGCGAAGGCGAGTGGCGCTACCGCGTGCTGCCGATCGTGCTGCTCGTCATCATCAACGTGGCCGGGATTGCGCGTGTGATGCGCGGCAGCATGATCGAAGTGCTGTCGGGCAACTTCATTCGAACCGCGCGTGCAAAGGGCCTGCCGGGCCGCACGATCGTTCTGCGTCATGCGATGAAACCGGCACTGATGCCGGTCGTCTCGCTGCTCGGCTCCATCTGCATTTCGTCGATCACCGCGGCGGTCGTCACCGAATCCGTGTTCGCGCTGCCGGGTCTCGGTCAGCTGGTCGTCAACGGCGCGATCAATCGCGACTACACGCTCGTGCTCGGCCTCGTCGTGTTGACCACTGCCGTGGCCGTGCTGTTCAATCTGCTGGTCGACCTCGCGTATGCGTGGCTCGATCCGCGTATCCGGTACTGA
- a CDS encoding peptide ABC transporter substrate-binding protein, whose translation MKTPFVYAAALSALVLAFAPSAFAVNVPAGVALAASQEITRQVPSETESLDPAHIESWTGNTIALDLFEGLTRIDAAGAVVPGVAQSWTRTGPDTWVFKLRHDARWSNGQPVTAQDFIYAWQRVLDPKTGSKYTVLVEFVKNAKAILAGKQPLTSLAVRAPDPYTLEVTTEVPAAFFPQLAAMPTMAPVNRDVVTKFGGDWTRPANFVGNGPYTLADWQPGNRLVGTKSKTYWNAGKVVITKVTYLPIENDETAMRMYQAGQFDYTYSIPSGIYTQMSKQFGSELKTGLQIATYYYSLNNEDPLFKDKRVRQALSMVLDRDLLTQRLTADGELPMYGLIAKGTQGAAVFKPDWATWPMAKRVDYARNLLKQAGYSDTKPLTFTLTYNTNDLHKKVALFATSEWRTKLGVNAKLENVEYKVLLKQRHDGKVQASRDGWFVDYNDAMSYFDLIRCNSVQNDQRYCNPQVDKLVDEANQQLDDGKRTALLTQAHDLAMNDYPLVPLFQYSADRLVKPYVGGYTSTNYVDQRATQDMYLIKH comes from the coding sequence ATGAAAACCCCGTTCGTCTATGCGGCGGCGCTGAGCGCGCTCGTCCTTGCATTTGCTCCTTCCGCGTTCGCCGTCAATGTGCCGGCGGGCGTCGCCCTCGCCGCCAGTCAGGAGATCACGCGCCAGGTGCCCTCCGAAACCGAATCGCTCGATCCGGCGCACATCGAATCGTGGACTGGCAACACGATCGCGCTCGACCTGTTCGAAGGTTTGACGCGTATCGACGCAGCGGGCGCGGTCGTGCCGGGCGTCGCGCAATCGTGGACGCGCACGGGGCCGGACACATGGGTCTTCAAGCTGCGCCACGACGCGCGCTGGAGCAACGGCCAGCCGGTCACGGCGCAGGATTTCATCTATGCATGGCAGCGCGTGCTCGATCCGAAAACCGGCTCGAAATACACGGTGCTGGTCGAATTCGTGAAGAACGCCAAGGCGATTCTCGCGGGCAAACAGCCGCTGACGAGCCTTGCCGTGCGCGCACCCGACCCGTACACGCTCGAAGTGACGACCGAAGTGCCTGCTGCCTTCTTCCCGCAACTGGCCGCCATGCCGACCATGGCGCCGGTCAATCGCGACGTGGTGACGAAATTCGGCGGCGACTGGACCCGCCCGGCCAACTTCGTCGGCAATGGACCCTATACGCTCGCCGACTGGCAGCCGGGTAACCGTCTGGTAGGCACGAAGAGCAAGACGTACTGGAACGCCGGCAAGGTGGTCATTACGAAAGTGACCTACCTGCCGATCGAAAACGACGAAACGGCGATGCGCATGTATCAGGCCGGTCAGTTCGACTACACGTATTCGATCCCGTCGGGCATCTACACGCAGATGAGCAAGCAGTTCGGCTCCGAGCTGAAAACCGGCCTGCAGATCGCCACGTATTACTACAGCCTGAATAACGAAGACCCGCTGTTCAAGGACAAGCGCGTGCGCCAGGCGCTCTCGATGGTGCTCGACCGCGACCTGCTCACGCAGCGTCTGACCGCCGACGGCGAGTTGCCGATGTACGGCCTGATCGCGAAGGGCACGCAAGGCGCGGCGGTATTCAAGCCGGACTGGGCCACGTGGCCGATGGCGAAGCGCGTCGACTACGCGCGCAACCTGCTGAAGCAGGCCGGTTACTCGGACACGAAGCCGCTCACCTTCACGCTGACTTACAACACCAACGACCTGCACAAGAAGGTCGCGCTCTTCGCCACGTCCGAATGGCGCACCAAGCTCGGCGTAAATGCCAAACTCGAAAACGTCGAATACAAGGTGCTGCTCAAGCAGCGTCACGACGGCAAGGTGCAGGCTTCGCGCGACGGCTGGTTCGTCGACTACAACGACGCCATGTCGTATTTCGACCTGATACGCTGCAACAGCGTGCAGAACGATCAGCGCTACTGCAACCCGCAAGTCGACAAGCTGGTGGACGAAGCCAATCAGCAACTCGACGACGGCAAACGCACCGCGCTGCTCACGCAGGCGCACGATCTGGCAATGAACGATTACCCGCTCGTGCCGCTTTTCCAGTATTCGGCCGACCGTCTCGTCAAGCCGTACGTGGGCGGCTATACGTCGACCAACTACGTCGACCAGCGCGCGACGCAGGACATGTACCTGATCAAGCACTAA
- a CDS encoding cupin domain-containing protein, translated as MVTTIQKSNPALELGSKIRALRQRLKRTLDDTATAAGLSKPFLSQVERGLASPSITSLAGIAQALGVTVQYFVDTPSEERCVSRGDQLRFFGFADSANLFARLTNVTGGRQLEAILVRMPPGQKRSEVTTHAGEEFVYVIDGEVSLTLEGKTFVLHAGDSAHYESTVPHSWVNTARIESVVVWVGTPRLF; from the coding sequence ATGGTCACGACAATTCAAAAAAGCAATCCGGCGCTTGAACTGGGCAGCAAAATCCGCGCGCTGCGTCAACGGCTCAAGCGCACACTGGATGACACAGCAACGGCCGCGGGGCTTTCCAAGCCGTTTCTGTCGCAGGTAGAGCGCGGTCTCGCCTCGCCGTCCATCACGTCGCTGGCCGGCATCGCTCAGGCACTCGGCGTAACGGTGCAGTATTTCGTCGACACACCCAGCGAAGAACGCTGCGTGAGTCGTGGCGATCAGTTGAGATTTTTCGGCTTTGCGGACTCGGCCAATCTGTTTGCGCGATTGACCAATGTGACGGGCGGCCGCCAGCTCGAGGCGATCCTCGTCAGGATGCCGCCCGGGCAGAAGCGCTCCGAGGTCACCACGCATGCCGGAGAAGAGTTCGTGTATGTGATCGACGGCGAAGTGTCGTTGACGCTGGAAGGCAAGACGTTCGTGCTGCACGCAGGAGACAGCGCGCATTACGAATCGACGGTGCCGCACAGCTGGGTCAACACCGCGCGTATCGAGTCGGTGGTCGTCTGGGTGGGGACACCAAGACTGTTTTGA
- a CDS encoding oligopeptide:H+ symporter, translating to MNSSNARGVHVSQTRSFSTVFLIEMWERFGYYGMAALLVLFMIDKLGFADSHATLTWGAFTALVYASPSIGGWIGDKILGARRTMIFGAMVLAAGYLMLALPNDQLAYMYASLGVIVVGNGLFKANAANLVRRIYEGDDARIDSAFTIYYMAVNIGSTVSMLATPWIKDHWGWHTAFAVCCAGMLLSVLNYFVMFRTLAHIGSAPDAEPVRWKRVGAVALGGIVLGSATMFVLQHKAIAVACVYTAGVAILAIFAYMLVKCERSERSGLFAALILTAQVILFFVFYVQMSTSLTLFALRNVDPRFVLFGQTLFTWSAAQFQALNPIWIMLMSPVLALLYTKLASNGKDVPVAVKYAFGFAVVAAGFFVYAASGNYAVNGRVSSWFMVGGYGLYSLGELLVSGLGLAMIARYVPARMSGFMMGAYFVATGVSQYLGSVVANFAQMPAGNLDPLESLPLYTKLFTGLGWLAAGGALVAVLLLPLMRKLSREHQRCSDEAANTSRQPAATNSVVAE from the coding sequence ATGAATTCATCCAACGCACGAGGCGTTCACGTGTCGCAGACCCGTTCGTTTTCGACGGTTTTCCTGATCGAGATGTGGGAACGTTTCGGCTATTACGGGATGGCCGCGCTGCTCGTTCTGTTCATGATCGACAAGCTCGGTTTCGCCGACAGCCACGCCACGCTCACATGGGGCGCGTTCACTGCGCTGGTGTATGCGTCGCCGTCGATCGGCGGCTGGATCGGCGACAAGATTCTCGGCGCGCGTCGCACGATGATCTTCGGCGCGATGGTGCTGGCCGCCGGCTATCTGATGCTGGCGCTGCCCAACGATCAACTCGCTTACATGTACGCGTCGCTCGGCGTGATCGTGGTGGGCAACGGCCTTTTCAAGGCGAACGCCGCGAATCTCGTGCGCCGCATCTATGAAGGCGACGATGCGCGCATCGACAGCGCGTTCACCATCTATTACATGGCGGTCAACATCGGCTCGACCGTGTCGATGCTCGCCACGCCGTGGATCAAGGACCATTGGGGCTGGCACACGGCGTTTGCAGTCTGCTGCGCGGGCATGCTGCTGTCGGTGCTGAACTACTTCGTGATGTTTCGCACGCTCGCGCATATCGGCTCCGCGCCGGACGCCGAACCGGTGCGCTGGAAGCGTGTCGGCGCGGTCGCGCTCGGCGGCATCGTGCTCGGCTCGGCGACCATGTTCGTGCTGCAGCACAAGGCGATCGCGGTTGCGTGCGTGTACACCGCAGGCGTCGCGATTCTCGCGATCTTCGCGTACATGCTGGTGAAATGCGAGCGCTCGGAGCGCTCGGGTCTTTTCGCGGCGCTGATCCTCACCGCGCAGGTGATCCTGTTCTTCGTGTTTTATGTGCAGATGTCCACGTCGCTCACGCTGTTCGCGCTGCGCAACGTCGACCCGCGTTTCGTGCTGTTCGGTCAGACATTGTTCACGTGGAGCGCCGCGCAGTTCCAGGCGCTCAACCCGATCTGGATCATGCTGATGAGCCCGGTTCTCGCGCTGCTTTATACGAAGCTCGCGAGCAACGGCAAGGACGTGCCGGTCGCCGTCAAATACGCGTTTGGGTTTGCGGTCGTGGCGGCGGGCTTTTTCGTCTACGCGGCGAGCGGCAACTATGCGGTGAACGGGCGCGTGTCGTCATGGTTCATGGTCGGCGGCTACGGGTTGTATTCGCTTGGCGAATTGCTGGTGAGCGGCCTGGGTCTGGCGATGATCGCGCGTTACGTGCCGGCGCGCATGAGCGGTTTCATGATGGGCGCTTACTTCGTCGCGACCGGCGTGTCGCAGTATCTCGGCAGCGTGGTCGCCAACTTTGCGCAAATGCCGGCGGGCAATCTGGACCCGCTCGAATCGTTGCCGCTGTACACGAAGCTGTTCACCGGGCTTGGCTGGCTGGCCGCCGGCGGCGCGCTGGTCGCGGTGCTGCTGTTGCCGCTGATGCGCAAGCTCTCGCGTGAGCACCAGCGTTGCAGCGACGAAGCGGCCAACACGTCACGGCAACCGGCGGCGACGAATAGCGTGGTGGCGGAGTAG